The following are from one region of the Salvelinus fontinalis isolate EN_2023a unplaced genomic scaffold, ASM2944872v1 scaffold_0024, whole genome shotgun sequence genome:
- the LOC129842237 gene encoding peripheral myelin protein 22-like, with protein MLLILLGVLVFHLIILVLLFVSTIANAWTVGGTKNTDLWYSCLTTNGAYHCSSASNEDWIQAVQALMVLSVLFCLFSLVFFMCQLFTLVKGGRFFFTAVFQILASLFVMCGAIIYTVMSPDREGEAAFGFAYILAWVSFPLCLVSGLIYIVLRKRE; from the exons ATGCTGCTCATTCTGCTCGGAGTGCTCGTCTTCCACCTCATCATCCTGGTCTTACTGTTTGTCTCAACAATTGCCAAT GCCTGGACAGTAGGAGGAACCAAGAATACTGACCTGTGGTACAGCTGTCTCACTACTAACGGAGCATATCACTGCAGTTCTGCCAGCAATGAAG aCTGGATCCAGGCGGTTCAGGCCCTCATGGTCCTGTCAGTGCTGTTCTGCCTCTTCTCTCTGGTCTTCTTCATGTGTCAGCTCTTCACCCTGGTCAAAGGAGGACGCTTCTTCTTCACCGCCGTCTTCCAGATCCTCGCCA gtcTGTTTGTGATGTGTGGAGCTATAATCTACACGGTAATGAGTCCGGATAGGGAGGGGGAAGCTGCGTTCGGCTTTGCCTACATCTTGGCCTGGGTGTCCTTCCCTCTGTGTCTGGTCAGTGGTCTCATCTACATCGTACTGAGgaagagggaatga